The sequence below is a genomic window from Pempheris klunzingeri isolate RE-2024b chromosome 12, fPemKlu1.hap1, whole genome shotgun sequence.
TGCAAAGATGAATAAGCACACGGGGGCGTTCCCATCTGCTACTCCGAAACGTACCTCTatctgctcctccagcagctcgtTATGAATGAGTTGGAAAGCAGAGCGAGTTTCTGTCATGATCTCTATTGCTCCAGTCAGGCTCTTCAGCTTAGCCGCACTGCTGCTCTGGCCTGTGGAAACACAATATGGAACATTACGATGAGAGGCTGTGGATGGAAAGGCTATTATGTTCTCCGATTCAACCCTTCTCTTATGACAAAACCAAACGGCCCACGATTCACCACGATGAGCAGCCACTCACCTGCCATTGTAAACTCAGCAAAGGCCACTCGCTCCAGAAGCGTGCGGAGCAGCTCACAGGGTGCATCTTTGAGGCTGAGGAACAAACAGACAGCCTTGCTGTAGTGAAGCTCTGCCAGGCTCCGATGCTGCTTCCTCAAATGTTCATCCCCCACCTGTCACACAATTAGagccagaaacacagaaatccTTCAGTGTGTAATGTACTCTGCTGTAAGTATGAAACACAGACATCCCGTTGCCACTGATTCTATTCTAGTCTGTGTGTAGTTCTTTTTCCTTACAGagaataacacatttttcttttggcaCTGACAACTAAAAATTGTCAGAACACACGCAACAAATTATTAGTACAAAAAACAAACCGATATTCAGAAAGAAGATTTTATGTTGTATAATTTTACATGGCTTCCCACCTGGTTGCGGAAGCAGCTGTGGTACATAGAGGCCAGCCGGTGGTGGATGGTGGCGGCTCTGTACTGGTAGAGCGGCTGACGAGCCGACTCGGTCTGCAGGTCGCAGTACTTTAGCGACTTCATCATCGCCTCAGTCACCTCTCGCTCAAtctgggaaaacacacacacagggatggaTGCTTTAAAGTTTGATCACATATCTGGGCATAACTGATGCAAAATAACTGATACTGCTCCCACATGCAGCCACTATGATTTCCTTTCTTGCTGAAATAGGCATATCGTGAATGATCCTGAAATTTTTGAGGATATAAAAGGTTGccacaacacatgaaaatatgCCAAGAGTTCAAAGTTCAACTTAATTTAGAATATTTGTTCACTATGATGTGTTCAAGTCCACCTGCTCCTGGGCCTTCCTGGACAGCGGGGCGTAGTCCTGCAGAAGTGTGGCCAGGGTGAAATACGTAGTGGACAACTCCCAGTTGACACTATCCCACACCGCTGGGTGGCTCTCTCGGCTTGCCAGTGACCTCATAGCCCGCAAGTAGTAGTCTATGGCCTGGGGTAAAAATTGGATGAGAGAAATAGGGAAGGGAAGGACACAAAAATAGAGATCAATAAGATTGCAAAAAGACATAATTTCCCATTGCTTCAGTGTGAATGCTCGATGCAGAATTTAAGGCATGAAGGGTTTGACATTGGCACCTTGTTGTAGTAGAGGGCCTCTTCAGGCGAGAACTCCCCTCTGCTCTGGTCGGCAGAGATGGCACAGTGGGCCTGGGCACAGATTCTCATCAGCCTGCCAGTATTACACAGCAGCAAGGCCGTGTTGGTGCGGTCCCCAATGGCTTCAAAGTCCTTCATGCCTTTCTCAAAGAAGGCGAAACTCTTTTTCCACATCTCCTGCTCTGCTATAGACACTGACGTCTTCACTAGAAGACATACAAACATGGACAAAAGCACGGGGGAAGACCATTATATTAAGCACAAAGGAGGAATGGAGTTTTATGAATggttttttacagttttctgtACACTTATGTGTACATTGGTGGCTGTAATCCTCAAAGTTCTATCTGCTGTCTATTAATCCAACATACCTTCTTTCTCAGTCTGCATGGCTGCAGCCTGGTTCATATAGTAGACTCCCATCTCGTTGCGGATGTTTCCCAGTCTTTTGAGCACCTGAGCCAGCTGATCAGAGGCGTGATCTTTCAAAGCCTCAGAGACGAGCAGTTCATAACCCGCCTCATAGCACTTACTGCTAACAAACAGCTGGTACTCCGGGTCCATCGCCAAGTCTGTTGCCATGTTGAAGGCTAATGGGTAGACAGTGAAAGCATTGACAAAAGAAAGATCAATAATTGAACATAGCAGCATGAAAAGACAAGAAATTAGAAGAGTGAAGCAACCACTAAAGTTTTATTGCGTTTTTCTTTTGCTAACACCCCTAAATTTAATACATCAAGCAACACAGCCAGCCATTGTGTGCTTTAAGGTTTGTATGATTGTCTCTCTTTAGTGACTGACCCTggcagctgctctctctgtgcagGCTGTGCAGGATCTCCTGGTCCTCTTTGGTCTGGTAGCTGTATTCTTCCAGGTAAGCTGCTCTGTTGTTGGCATTCTGGGCCAACATCAGCTGGATGTCCCCACACAGAGACAGGCACTGGCTGTGAAACTGCAGCACCTGTGGGTGCAGCGTACCGCTCACTGAACTGTAGGCATCTGTGGCAAACAGTAGGAGAAGAGGAGTTTGGTGTTTATGATCGGTATCAAGACTAAAATGTAATTCTTCCTCAAAGCAATGTAGTTCTAGTAGCGGCACAAGCTGTAATTATATTATCACTATATGACCATTATCATGTTatattaatatcattatattGAGGAGTTAGGGGTTACTAGGGGTGACACTGGGGGTACAACTCCCAGCATCTCTGGTGTAATACAGAGTTAAGTTACTGTACCGTAACACTGCAGAGATAGCTTGATGTAGCGCAAAGCTCGCCCGTATTTCAGCAAGTTCGTGGCTGCATCAGACAGGACGTAGTAGGCCTTGGAGGCTTTGAGGAAGAGCTGCAGCTTCATACGGTGCTGCCACGAGCCGGGGATCATCCCTGAGCGCGTCAGGTGCTTCTGGTCAGCCTCCAGTGGCCCCTctggtgtcacacacacatgttggtagaccagaaaaaaaaaagacacatgcaTGGCTGACAGGTGAAGAATGTCCTGGCAGTCAAGTCATTGAACAACGTCTGTGCTACATAAGTAAAATACTTGATTTCACTCTGGTGTAAGCCAAAATGTTTAcctatttcctgtttcattaTGCTATATCATATCAAATATCATCTGAATTAAGTGCAGACTGACCTCTTTCACGAACAGAGATGCCCGTCTCAGCGGTGCAGGCTCCGATTGCACTTCTGTCCTCATATTTGAGAGGAATGGGTGTGTTGGGGTCTGCAGCTGGGAGatcactctccttcttgatGGTGCCATCCACAGCCTTCAGCCCCTGTGTAGTGCATTACAGCCATCATTTTTCGGGATACGTGACATCATAAGCAGTGCATGTACACTCAGCATAAATACCAGGCAGACACTCACCTTTAGCACGTAGCTGAGAACATGTCTGCATTTCTCTTCCTTGTCTTGAGAAACAGGGAAAGCACAACTTGGCTGCAGGGATCAAACAAGGGAGGATAATCCTTTTGGTGTTTACATACAACATATTTATCTGTATATTCCACACTGTCCCCTTAGGTCTGTGTAGAGGAAAACAATTTAGACAGGCACTCACTCTGATCTGGTGAGTGGATTTGTATTTCTCTGGGACCGACAATTCCCCTACAGAGCGGATCACAGCCACAGCTTTACTATCATCCTGTGGTCTGGAGCAAGAGCTGTAGGAGCTGTTCTCATCGCTGTCCTCTGTCAGctctgcatcctcctcctcctcttcctcctcttcctccctgtcttcATCGCTGTAGCTGTCCTCTGAGCCGGCGGCCCGAAGTGACTCCCCCCCTTCTTCTTGGGGAGGCTCATCGAGCTGGAACAGCTCTGACAGCATGTAGTGGGCTGAGGCGATGATCTAAACAGACAGGAGATGGAGCGGATCAGGACTGAAGTCAGGTTCAATCGAATCTAAACTATGGCATTCTCAGATTTAGACAAGCTGTTTCACTTTTTACTTCCCCACTGTCTAAATATAGATTGAAAATGTTATTCTTAAAGGAAAATTTTAATCATAAAACTATTTGCAAACATTTAACCTGAACACAGTGTGAAAGACCAAACTGATCGGGATGTATGATAACTCATTTTGTACGTAAAGAAGGACTCTCCAAGTGAGTTTTCTACCCATCTATCATTTTACTTGGCAGCTTATCTTTTTAATGCAGAATCTGGGTATGAATCCTGTCTGGGACGTTCATTGCACATCGTCTCCCCTCTTCACTATCTCTGTATTTGTAACTTTGACATAAGGGTGGAACttgcagtttctttttaaacCCAAGCTCACCTGCGGATGCCTCTCCTGATCCAGAAGTTTGACGCAGTTTAAGAGCAGAGTTCTGATTGTGCCgtagtgttttctgttttgcctCGCCTTCAGCATCAAGTTGCTGGCAACTCTGcaccacaaaaaacaaaaatagacaaGAGCACACTTTCATGCATAAGTCACTTGCaaacaatattttatataaacaaGGACAGTTAgccatttaaaatgatttcattttgaatcatCCAACAACATAATACTGATTAGCTAATAGAAAATTTGACTCTTTAGGCTACCTTCTACTTGCACTTAAACAAAcccatttttttgttttacttatgTGAACTTCTAAAAGGTATCTGACTGACTAACTATAAGTGTACATATTTGGCCAGCTTAACTAAATATTGTAAGCTCTTAAAAGTACATATTATAGGtagaatatttaaattttacagCTGCAGGTATGCTGAAGCACAAAGATGCTTCTATCCTGAGTCTTTCTCAGATACTCACCTGTACAGTAACACCGCCACAGGAAGAGTGAAGGGATTCTGACATTTCTCTTCTTCAGCCTCCTCACACAGAGTCGTAAGATCATAAAGCTTCACAATGTCACTCCCACTGGCTGTGGAGTCAAAAAGTAACATTAGAAAACTTTCAGACAGACAAGCGCATAGTGCACAGCTCGCGTCCCAGACTCACTACAAACCTTTGAAAAGCCAATAGGTGTGGCCCTCTTTGGTGCAGTTAGACTTGAGGAAGGAGAGGATATTTTGAGCGATATCTTTCACCACCCTTGTGGAGAAAGTTGAATTCTCCAGATGAGGAATGTCCTCTGTTTTTATCATCTCATATTTCTGCAgggagaaataaataataataataataataataaataaataaataaataaataaatgagaaatacatcagatttttcatgaaaaagctgaaattttgattgatttaaaaaaaacacatttacagctaTTAAAAATGACCACTATAGAAAATATACCTTGTGATCTACTGTGAAGACTAAACATGGCAATCAtcagataaaaataataatactggACAATACTGGACTACAGCCAACAGTTACTTACCTGAACAATGCCATTGACGTGAAAGCACATGACAAGCTCTGGGACGTTACACATCAGATTGTCGAGCCAGTAGTCAATACCTGTCAGAATGTTGATTGGTTTATTGTTGtccctgaaaaacacagaaagaataATGTAGTGGAGCCCATGTGTAATTCTGATGAGACAACGTCAGATCCTGGATGGTTTAAAATGCCAACCTGAGTCTCAGACTGACGGCAGGATAGCGACCACCTCCGAAAATAGGCATGTTGGAGCCAACCAGCATGTGGATATCCTCAAACGTCCACATGATGTTTCTCACAAAGTCGTTTCTTAAACCCTGTAAAACAAGTGACATTAAAGCGTCAACATACACAATGTGTGAAAGATAAGCTCCCACCTGTAGTAGTATACCATTAAGAAAGGGCAAAGTTACCTGACTGTTCTCTCCTTCGTTGAAAAGCATTGGGAGGTTTTGCTCTTTGGGTACAGATGTCACCTGGCCGAGTGCAAACTTGCTGTCCACAGGAACACTTTCCTGCACATTTCATGGTAGCAATAGTATCAGTGCAAGCAGTGCAGTCcgaaacccacacacacacacacaggcttaacAGTCACGGGATAGCCATTTAATCTAAAAACATTGGTTACTTATTTTCTAATACATTTCATGTCACTAAATACAGAGAGTTGTGAATGGCTACGGCACAAAGGGTTAATGCTGTACCTGCTTGGGAGCATCTGATTCTACTGCGTCGGACTGTGTGCTGGTGAAGGTGGTCGGCCACGAAGAACTTAATTCCTCtgccccatcctcctcctccccttcattCAGGTGGTCTGGTACAGGCTCTGCAGCCCCATCACCATTTATACTGGTGGAAACACAAGTTGTTGTGGGGTAAGACTGGGAAAGGTGCACCTTGTGTAGCCTAGTCCCCATGGTAAACCCAACTCGTTCTCTTTTTCTAGAAATTTGAGTAACAGGAAGTACTCACCTGTAGTAGAGGAACTTTGACAGGATGGCTTTCTGATACCAGTGCTCTTtactcttctttttcctctgccaCTTCTGATCTATTAGCCGCTGATAAAACTCTTTTAGCCATGTCCAATCTCCTgtctacaaaacacacacagcaggtacAAGTACACTTCAAGCGCATACGGAAAAATGAACGTcatgaaaaaaagactttaaataATGGCACAAAAATCCTCATATGGCAATAGGAATCGCCTTTGACTTGAAAAAGTGTGGAATAAGCCCCGCTGTACCTGAGAGGATCTCATGAAGAGCTCTTGAATATCCAGCTCATCCAACAGCAACGTCCTCCCCACGCGGTGAACGGCCATACTGACGTGAGACTTGCTGTAGGGAATTTTCAAAAGCTTCTTGATGTTCTGCATGTGCCAGAAAACAACGTTAACATcaagtgtgtgttgctgcacgtgtcagaaacaaagaaagaaatgttaGCTTTACAACAGCCCCACAAACCTCTGAGTCCGATACCACGTCAACGTCATCCCCAATGCAATCAATGAAGTCGTAAGCCATCCCAAAACTATAGAACAAGAGAAGCAACTTAATCAGTACGGAGCGACGGAGCAAATGGTGatatggaaaatgtgtttgcagaatATATTTTTGATAATAAATACCACAGTGTCTGTGACAGATTGTTTTACAGTATTATGTTGTCCCAATACGTACGTTCTAGGAAACATCACTTACTGGTTAAGGAGGCAGTAATGTAATTGCCATTTCCCTGTGCTTCCTTTATTGAGCAAAAGCTAAACTTCTTTACAGACAGCAACATAAACTTACACTAGAGTGATAAATATCAGCTGTACTAACAGTATTCATCATGACTTTATACCTGGAAAAGGGCTTGCTCTTGCTGCTGGACCCTAATATAGTGGTGCCAGCGCTGCCCAGCTGAGGGTTTTCTCTCAGCCAGTTGGCAGGAGGCAGCTTCAGGTCCGTCTTCTCCTGCAGCAGGGCATagctggtggggggtggggcGGCAGAGTACTTGACCACTGCACGGCTCTTTATCTCACTGTTGCCTGTGCATACCGCAGAGTCCTTCAGGATGACAAAGGAAAACATCATAAGTGAGTTACTGTAAACAGGAAGCACTGATTGGGGTTAGTGTTGGTTTACAAGTCTGGCCCTTCTATATGAACCTTTAGCTGGTAAATAGCTTTCATGGGCTGGATTAGTGGTTAACAGATAAATCAATTAACCCTTGAAATTTGGATGATAAAAAGAAAGATTGATGATCATTTCACATTGTAAATAACCATCTTTGCCTCCTTATTCTCTGTCGGTCCAGTCACTTACATGTTTGCTGTTCTCTCCTGAGCAGGTCGGGCCACTGATTTCCTCCTTTGCACCATCCAGGGGGCtcccagcctctctgtccccaGCTGATGCGCTCATACTGGACCCACGACCGTCCAACCCAGCAGACATGTGCGATTTCTAATCAGCCAGACAGCCTAGCCATGGTTTGGACAGCTCATGGATAAGCTACACATTAGTTAGACAACAAGATACGACAGTTATGCCAATAAAAGTTACAGCTGTGTTTAGTTTGTTAGCTTCACAGGCTAGCTCCGCGAAAGAGCAACAGTCACtgaactgtaaaaacaaactcGTTTACTTAAACAACACGGTTTTTAATTGAAGCTAAACCACAGTCTTATGATAGGCTGTTGTTGCTTTGCAAAGCTTATTAATGTTTACCTCTTATTTTACAAGTTAACTGCGCAGGCAGCTCCTTGTCTTCCCATCACCAGCTCAGCCAGTCTGTTGTTGTCAGAGCACACGTTACTGCGGCCAGTTTAGCTAACAACTACTTCCGGTTTCACGGTAAGACAAACCCCCAAACTCACCGTCTTTCTTGTTTTGACGATCGGTATTTGTCCCGATTTTAAGCAGATATACATAAATGAAGGCTTTAAGAATTGTCACTCTATGATATTAACTTATGTCACGGAAGTTTTGTCAGCCTGTGCGACTTTCTGAGAAAAATGTATGAACCGGAAGTgcttttagtattttattttgaagtttattctCATGTTGCTCTCCACGTTTCAAAGTGAATCGCCAAAgaattatcaatcaatcattttatttcatatggAAACGTGTTTATATTAGATTA
It includes:
- the edrf1 gene encoding erythroid differentiation-related factor 1, encoding MSAGLDGRGSSMSASAGDREAGSPLDGAKEEISGPTCSGENSKHDSAVCTGNSEIKSRAVVKYSAAPPPTSYALLQEKTDLKLPPANWLRENPQLGSAGTTILGSSSKSKPFSSFGMAYDFIDCIGDDVDVVSDSENIKKLLKIPYSKSHVSMAVHRVGRTLLLDELDIQELFMRSSQTGDWTWLKEFYQRLIDQKWQRKKKSKEHWYQKAILSKFLYYSINGDGAAEPVPDHLNEGEEEDGAEELSSSWPTTFTSTQSDAVESDAPKQESVPVDSKFALGQVTSVPKEQNLPMLFNEGENSQGLRNDFVRNIMWTFEDIHMLVGSNMPIFGGGRYPAVSLRLRDNNKPINILTGIDYWLDNLMCNVPELVMCFHVNGIVQKYEMIKTEDIPHLENSTFSTRVVKDIAQNILSFLKSNCTKEGHTYWLFKASGSDIVKLYDLTTLCEEAEEEKCQNPFTLPVAVLLYRVASNLMLKARQNRKHYGTIRTLLLNCVKLLDQERHPQIIASAHYMLSELFQLDEPPQEEGGESLRAAGSEDSYSDEDREEEEEEEEEDAELTEDSDENSSYSSCSRPQDDSKAVAVIRSVGELSVPEKYKSTHQIRPSCAFPVSQDKEEKCRHVLSYVLKGLKAVDGTIKKESDLPAADPNTPIPLKYEDRSAIGACTAETGISVREREGPLEADQKHLTRSGMIPGSWQHRMKLQLFLKASKAYYVLSDAATNLLKYGRALRYIKLSLQCYDAYSSVSGTLHPQVLQFHSQCLSLCGDIQLMLAQNANNRAAYLEEYSYQTKEDQEILHSLHRESSCQAFNMATDLAMDPEYQLFVSSKCYEAGYELLVSEALKDHASDQLAQVLKRLGNIRNEMGVYYMNQAAAMQTEKEVKTSVSIAEQEMWKKSFAFFEKGMKDFEAIGDRTNTALLLCNTGRLMRICAQAHCAISADQSRGEFSPEEALYYNKAIDYYLRAMRSLASRESHPAVWDSVNWELSTTYFTLATLLQDYAPLSRKAQEQIEREVTEAMMKSLKYCDLQTESARQPLYQYRAATIHHRLASMYHSCFRNQVGDEHLRKQHRSLAELHYSKAVCLFLSLKDAPCELLRTLLERVAFAEFTMAGQSSSAAKLKSLTGAIEIMTETRSAFQLIHNELLEEQIELSEPDPAESAECPDVNSGPASGLNLHEVMKLIGVFEPSFSFLLLQLIKLMTTMKRKPSNKDEELLKTYKNVYSKLLRAEKNAPLLSRVKLHIELLQQLTPQTGSDDTGLHS